Genomic window (Elusimicrobiota bacterium):
GCGCTCGAGATTCTTTGCTACCGCCACTCCCCAGCTTTCCGCTCCGGCGTGATGACCTCCAGTTCCTTGGAGCTTTTCAATAGCTCGACGGTGGAGTTCGCGTACGCTAAACTCCCTCTTTTCCTGTTTTCGTGGGCGTCCCTATGCGCGTACTGCTACCTCCGGGAGCCGGACGGCGCGGAGGACGTGCGGGCTTGGCTTTTGTATGTTCCGTTGCTCGCTTCGTGTCTCTTTTTCCTCTTCGTGCGCTGGCACCCGCAGTGGCTGCTGATGATGACGCCATTCCTGTCCATGGCGGTGTTCCTCGGCCGGAAACCGGGGGAACACTGCTTGCTCGAGCTCATGCTTTTCTATTTCTTTATCGCGATATCGACCCAGGTATGGGCGATGAACGTGGACCAATCACTGCTGCAGCGCGGAGTATGGAGAGCGTTGCGTCCTGAGATGTTCGACCCTGGGGGCGCAACGCTCGTTTACCGCATGCTTCCACCGCTGCAGATGGGGTTCAAGGTCGCTGCGTTTTCCGCGCTCCTCGCGGCCTTCATGCTCGATCTCGCGCCGTTCTTCCGCAAGACGCCGCTTGTGGAGCATAAAGATTTCGATTCCTATCTCCCGTTCGTGCGCCTGCGTCTGTGGGGTGGAGTCGGTGTATTCGTTTTGCCCGTCGTCATCTCCTTCTTCTCCGTGCGAGGGGAGGCGCGTCCCGTTTCGCTCGTAGGAGTTCCTCCTCAGGTCCAGGCGGAGCTCGTCCTGAGCGCGGGAGACGAGCTCGTGCAATCCTTCACCGCCGGGGCCGGGGATTTCCGCCGGATTCGACTGCGGGTGGCGCGGTTCTCTCCTCCAGCGTCGGCGGTCGGAGGACTCGAAGTCCTCTTGAAGGCCGTTCCTGAAGACAAAATACTGCTCCGCTTCTCCGTGCCGTGGGGACAGATATCCGCGGGACGGGACCTTTCTGCCGCGCACCCGCGGGGATTGCCGCTCCAGACAGGCAAGCGCTATCGTCTTGTGCTCAAGACTGCGGCAGGCTCCCCGCTGGAGTTGGCGTTGGCGCGCGATACGGCTTCGGGGCAAGCCGTCGGCCTCGAGCTTAACGGGCGAGCCCTCTGCTCGGCTGAAACTGCCTGCCTGCCTGTCCTCTCCGTCCTTCCGTAATCCTACCGGGACTCCCCCGTCGAGGATTTGACCCCTTGCCGGAGAACTTGTTGAATCCCGCTGCCATGAACCCCGTCGTCCCGTCGTCCCGCCGCGTCCTCATCATCGATGATGACCCTGCGTATGGGAGAACCGTCTATCGCGCTCTCCAGAAGCGCGGGTACGCGGCTTTCCATGCCGCGACCGGCACGGAGGGATCGGCGCAAGTCGAGACGTTCCGGCCGCACCTCATCTTGCTCGACCTCTACCTTCCCGACACCGACGGCATCGAGCTCTACAAGACCTTCAGGCAAGATTCGCGGACGCGAGGCGTCCCCATCATCTTGATGACCGGCGAGGCGTTCATCGAGAACGTTCTGAAGGCTATCTCGATCAGCTTGAATGCCGACGAGGTCTACTCTAAAGGGAATCCCAATCTGAACATCCTTATGGAGAGGGTCCAGCATGCGTTGGCCGCGGAGACTCCCTCGCAGCCCGTCGCCACCGATCAGCATATCGTGCGCCGAGGAAGGATTTCGGCAGATTTGGTCGGTCAGAAGGTTTGGGTCGACGGCCAGCCGATTCCTTCTCTGGGCGCTCGGCGTTTCGCGCTCCTCTGCGTCTTGCTGCGCAACGAGGGACCCACCTGTCGGGCGGACCTCCTTAGGGAGGTGTGGGCGGAGCGGGGGAACCTGAACCTGGTGGAGGTCACGATCAACCGCTTGCGCCAGGACCTGGAACGGCTCGGTGCTGGGCGCATCGACACCACGGCGCATGGGTATGAGTTGATTTGCGATAGCTGAGCAACCTCCACAGAGTCGTTCCTCGTCGGGGAATTCGCGACCTTACAGTTTGTAAGAATATCCGTACTGAAAATCCTTGCATTCCGACGGCGCGCGCTTATACTTCTTCAGGTTGGGCCGGATTGGAGGACGCGAGTGTCAGCGCCGAGGACACGAAGAACATCGGACTCTATTGCCTTGTCCCGCCCTGGGGCAAGGGCTTTCACCATAATATCCCAAGGGGGCTTCAATCCTCCTACATGAGGGCAATTCATGATTAGGTTCCTATGTGGGTCTAAAAGTTTCGGGCGTTATCTGGGAGAACTCTGGTGTGAATATTCAGTGCATGGGGGCGCGCGCGGGGCGGGAGAATGGGCAGCGATGGGAAAGGGAGACAAGATGAAGAGAGGCGCAAGTGAGAATGCATGGCTCCTGGGGAGCACTCTTCTTTTCGGTCTTTCGATGATGTCTGTAGCGTCCGATATCAAGCCCGCTGGCCCGAGGGATAAAGACTACCTACTGCCTGCCTCCAAGGACCAGGAGCTCTATGATCTCTGGAAGACCCAGAGCCCTCTGTTGCGTCAGTTGGAGTTGCAGTCAATCTGCCTTCGTAGTTCGGGTCGGCTGGCACCTCGCGTTGCCTCGCTGCTGGAGGTCGATCCTGACGAGGAGATGCGAGTCACGGCAGCCAGGGTTCTTGGGGCATGTGGGGAATCGACAGTTGCCTTGCCCGCGTTGCTCAAGGCAAAGACAGACCGCTCAGACAATGTGCGCTTGATTGCGGCCAACTCACTGATGAAAAGAAAGGACCCCCAGAGTGCATTGGCGATCTATCTCGATCTCTTAGACTCACCGACCTTGGCTCCAGCGGCCAGCAGACACCTATACGAGTTCAAGTCCGAACCGAGCCTCTACACCCAATTCAGAGATCGACTGCTAAAAATCAAGCGGAACAAATCAGCGAGCCTGAGCCTTCGGCTCGCTGCTTCGATGGGCATAGCCGGCGCGGATATAGCCAGTTTTGATGACTTGGCGGCAGACCTCTTGAAGGCTGGTCTCGAGGCCGTGGTGATGAAGGATGATGAGGCGTCCGTGAAGACGGCCCTCAAAC
Coding sequences:
- a CDS encoding HEAT repeat domain-containing protein codes for the protein MGKGDKMKRGASENAWLLGSTLLFGLSMMSVASDIKPAGPRDKDYLLPASKDQELYDLWKTQSPLLRQLELQSICLRSSGRLAPRVASLLEVDPDEEMRVTAARVLGACGESTVALPALLKAKTDRSDNVRLIAANSLMKRKDPQSALAIYLDLLDSPTLAPAASRHLYEFKSEPSLYTQFRDRLLKIKRNKSASLSLRLAASMGIAGADIASFDDLAADLLKAGLEAVVMKDDEASVKTALKHLDWVEAMERNLKPDSATRGRMARAIEIASTAASEKVRNKVGDVQGKLRK
- a CDS encoding response regulator transcription factor produces the protein MNPVVPSSRRVLIIDDDPAYGRTVYRALQKRGYAAFHAATGTEGSAQVETFRPHLILLDLYLPDTDGIELYKTFRQDSRTRGVPIILMTGEAFIENVLKAISISLNADEVYSKGNPNLNILMERVQHALAAETPSQPVATDQHIVRRGRISADLVGQKVWVDGQPIPSLGARRFALLCVLLRNEGPTCRADLLREVWAERGNLNLVEVTINRLRQDLERLGAGRIDTTAHGYELICDS